A genomic segment from Lutibacter sp. A80 encodes:
- the lipA gene encoding lipoyl synthase, with protein sequence MSEETTTTTAEKVQKPKWLRVKLPVGKKYTELRNVVDKYKLNTICTSGSCPNMGECWTEGTATFMILGNICTRSCGFCGVKTGRPETVDWEEPEKVARSIKLMNIKHAVITSVDRDDIKDGGSIIWAETVNAIRRANPNTTLETLIPDFQGNTTNIDRILAVAPEVISHNLETVRRLTREVRIQAKYDRSLEVLKYMKDQGQRRTKSGIMLGLGETEAEVIETMQDLANAKVDILTIGQYLQPTKKHLPVKEFITPEQFDKYKQIGLKLGFRHVESSALVRSSYKAQKHLE encoded by the coding sequence ATGAGTGAAGAAACAACCACAACAACAGCTGAAAAAGTACAAAAACCAAAATGGTTACGTGTAAAATTACCTGTTGGAAAAAAATATACAGAACTAAGAAACGTAGTTGACAAATACAAATTAAACACTATTTGTACTAGTGGAAGCTGCCCTAATATGGGCGAATGCTGGACTGAAGGCACGGCTACTTTTATGATTTTAGGAAACATCTGTACACGTTCATGCGGATTTTGCGGTGTTAAAACCGGAAGACCTGAAACTGTAGATTGGGAAGAACCAGAAAAAGTGGCTCGCTCAATTAAATTAATGAACATTAAACATGCTGTTATCACATCTGTAGACAGAGATGATATTAAAGATGGAGGTTCTATTATATGGGCTGAAACAGTAAACGCCATTAGAAGAGCAAACCCAAACACAACTTTAGAAACTTTAATTCCAGATTTTCAAGGAAATACCACTAATATTGATAGAATTTTAGCTGTTGCTCCAGAAGTAATTTCTCATAATTTAGAAACAGTAAGACGCTTAACTAGAGAAGTAAGAATTCAAGCTAAATACGACCGAAGCTTAGAAGTATTAAAATATATGAAAGATCAAGGGCAGCGTAGAACTAAATCTGGTATTATGCTTGGCTTAGGTGAAACTGAGGCTGAAGTTATTGAAACTATGCAAGATTTAGCAAATGCTAAGGTTGATATTTTAACTATTGGTCAATACCTTCAACCAACTAAAAAACACTTACCTGTTAAAGAATTTATAACTCCAGAACAATTTGATAAATACAAACAAATTGGACTAAAACTAGGTTTTAGACATGTAGAAAGTAGCGCATTAGTGAGATCATCTTATAAAGCTCAAAAACATTTAGAGTAA
- a CDS encoding NRAMP family divalent metal transporter has product MFSSINNWFKKLGPGLLFAGAAIGVSHLVQSTRAGADFGFGLIWALVLIHIVKYPFFQFGPRYATATGESLLEGYKKLGKSVLAAYFIINLATIFTIQAAVTIVTAGLAANLFGITTNPVIWSIVITLICFLLIIIGKYKLLDNLMKIIIITLTISTIIAVTIASLKTNTTTNFTQILPEGSIEIGFLIAFLGWMPAPLDVSIWQSLWAIEKQKDKSAKFNTKQAIFDFNIGFVGTLFLGICFVSLGALIMYNSGETFSNNSVQFSQQLINLYTKNLGSEMYIFITAAAFTTMFSTTLTTLDASPRAMTKTFDLLTSKSHKNMYWFWISFLAIGTIAILLFFMSEMGMLIKIATILSFLTAPFFAIINYLLVSGKNMPKEWRPSIQLKILSWFGIIFLIAFSIWYLFSL; this is encoded by the coding sequence ATGTTTTCAAGTATAAATAATTGGTTTAAAAAATTAGGACCTGGATTACTTTTTGCGGGAGCTGCAATTGGAGTTTCACATCTAGTACAATCTACAAGAGCTGGAGCAGACTTTGGTTTTGGCTTAATTTGGGCGCTGGTATTAATTCATATTGTAAAATACCCTTTTTTTCAATTTGGACCAAGATATGCAACCGCTACTGGTGAGAGCTTACTTGAAGGCTATAAGAAATTAGGAAAAAGCGTATTAGCGGCTTATTTTATTATAAACTTAGCTACAATTTTTACCATACAAGCTGCCGTTACCATTGTAACAGCGGGTTTGGCGGCTAATTTATTTGGTATTACCACAAACCCTGTTATTTGGAGTATTGTTATCACTTTAATTTGTTTTTTACTAATAATTATAGGTAAATATAAATTATTGGATAACTTAATGAAAATCATAATTATAACACTTACAATAAGTACCATAATTGCTGTAACCATAGCTAGTTTAAAAACCAATACCACTACAAATTTCACTCAAATTTTACCTGAAGGAAGTATCGAAATCGGTTTTTTAATTGCATTTTTAGGCTGGATGCCAGCTCCCCTAGATGTATCTATTTGGCAATCGCTTTGGGCAATTGAAAAACAAAAAGATAAGTCCGCTAAATTTAACACTAAACAAGCAATTTTCGATTTTAATATTGGATTTGTTGGTACATTATTTTTAGGAATTTGCTTTGTTTCACTTGGGGCTTTAATCATGTATAATTCAGGAGAAACTTTTAGCAATAATTCGGTACAATTTTCTCAACAACTTATAAATCTTTACACCAAAAATCTAGGCTCTGAAATGTATATTTTTATTACAGCTGCAGCTTTTACAACAATGTTTAGTACTACACTAACAACCTTAGATGCATCTCCAAGAGCAATGACAAAAACGTTTGACTTGCTTACCAGCAAATCTCACAAAAATATGTATTGGTTCTGGATTAGTTTCTTAGCTATTGGTACAATTGCAATTTTACTATTTTTTATGTCTGAAATGGGCATGCTAATTAAAATCGCCACCATACTTTCATTTTTAACAGCTCCATTTTTTGCAATTATTAATTACCTTCTGGTTTCTGGTAAAAATATGCCTAAAGAATGGAGGCCTTCTATACAATTAAAAATTTTAAGCTGGTTTGGAATTATTTTTTTAATCGCTTTCAGCATTTGGTATTTATTTAGTTTATAA
- a CDS encoding membrane or secreted protein, with protein MKLLFITLALLGLAVAGIAIKIWAKKDGKFAGTCASQNPHLNKTGEPCGFCGKTADQCENR; from the coding sequence ATGAAATTATTATTTATTACACTTGCTTTATTAGGGTTAGCAGTTGCAGGTATTGCAATTAAAATATGGGCAAAAAAAGATGGAAAATTTGCCGGAACATGCGCTAGTCAAAATCCACATCTAAATAAAACTGGAGAACCTTGTGGGTTTTGTGGTAAAACAGCTGATCAGTGTGAAAATAGATAA
- a CDS encoding translation factor GTPase family protein codes for MKIYDDKHIKNVAFVGANKSGKTTLAETMLFEAGLVNRRGSVENKNTVSDYHEIEQDRETSIFATPLHTEWRNYKINIIDTPGLDDFIGEIASTMRVADSVVTVVNAQQGVEVGTEIIWNYVDRFSLPTVFVINQIDSPNADFDESYKSIVDLIGNNAVKIQYPLIVDGAQCIIDVLKMKMYKFGPEGGKPEKFEIPEDQIELAKELQNELVEKAAENDEALMELYFDKGTLNEDEMREGIKKGMLNHELFPVFCVSALNDMGTGRLMGFIDNVAPSAADLKPEQTVEGETIEYNPEAQTSLFIFKTLFETNLGQISFFKVKSGEIRQNDKLENSRNEEIETLNQLYIINGKNRIPVDKLSAGDIGATLKLKYTETNDTLREKGSNITIKPINFPEPRVTKAISALDKNDEEKLNEALKKIHSQDPTVTIHYSKELKQQILSCQGELHLATIDWTLQKVYGIKAVFDQPKIAYRETIQRSATTSYKHKKQSGGSGQFGEVHLKIEPWYEGMPEPEGFNIRGKEEIDLEWGGKLVFYNCIVGGVIDTRYLPSVLKGCLEVMEEGPLTGSYARDIRVMVFDGKMHPVDSNDISFKIAASHAFKAAFLNAKPKLLEPIQELTVKVPEELMGSVMTDLQSRRAIILGMDSEGKYQSIKAKTPLAEMYRYSTTLRSITQGRGSFSTKFANFELVPNNVQESLIKKES; via the coding sequence ATGAAAATATATGATGATAAACACATTAAAAATGTTGCTTTTGTAGGCGCAAATAAAAGTGGTAAAACTACATTAGCAGAGACAATGCTCTTTGAAGCTGGATTAGTCAACCGTCGTGGTAGTGTAGAAAACAAAAACACAGTTTCAGACTATCACGAAATTGAGCAAGACAGAGAAACTTCCATATTTGCCACACCTCTCCACACCGAATGGCGTAATTACAAAATAAACATAATAGACACTCCCGGATTAGACGATTTTATTGGTGAAATTGCCTCTACTATGCGCGTTGCAGACTCTGTAGTTACAGTAGTAAATGCACAACAAGGAGTTGAAGTTGGTACAGAAATTATCTGGAATTATGTAGATCGTTTTTCACTTCCAACAGTATTTGTTATCAACCAAATTGATAGTCCTAATGCAGATTTCGACGAAAGTTATAAAAGTATAGTTGATTTAATTGGAAATAATGCTGTAAAAATACAGTATCCTTTAATTGTAGATGGTGCACAATGTATAATTGATGTACTTAAAATGAAAATGTACAAATTTGGACCTGAAGGTGGAAAACCTGAAAAGTTTGAAATACCTGAAGATCAAATAGAACTTGCCAAAGAATTACAAAATGAATTAGTAGAAAAAGCTGCTGAAAACGACGAAGCATTAATGGAACTTTACTTTGATAAAGGAACATTAAACGAAGATGAAATGCGTGAAGGGATTAAAAAAGGAATGTTAAATCACGAATTATTCCCTGTTTTCTGTGTATCAGCTTTAAATGACATGGGAACAGGTAGGTTAATGGGCTTTATAGATAATGTTGCACCTTCTGCTGCTGATTTAAAACCAGAACAAACTGTTGAAGGAGAAACTATTGAATACAACCCAGAAGCACAAACTTCATTATTCATTTTTAAAACACTTTTTGAAACCAACCTAGGTCAAATTAGTTTCTTTAAAGTAAAATCTGGAGAAATTAGACAAAACGACAAATTAGAAAACTCTAGAAATGAGGAAATTGAAACTTTAAACCAATTATATATCATAAATGGTAAAAACCGTATACCAGTTGATAAACTTAGTGCTGGAGATATTGGAGCAACATTAAAACTTAAATACACCGAAACAAATGATACTTTAAGAGAAAAAGGCTCAAATATTACTATTAAACCAATTAATTTTCCTGAACCAAGAGTTACAAAAGCTATAAGTGCGCTTGATAAAAATGATGAAGAAAAATTAAATGAAGCTCTTAAAAAAATTCATAGTCAAGACCCAACTGTTACAATTCATTATTCAAAAGAATTAAAACAACAGATTTTATCTTGTCAAGGAGAATTACATTTAGCAACTATAGACTGGACTTTACAAAAAGTTTACGGAATAAAAGCTGTATTTGATCAACCAAAAATAGCATATAGAGAAACTATTCAACGTTCAGCAACCACTAGTTATAAACATAAAAAACAGTCTGGTGGTTCCGGTCAGTTTGGAGAAGTACACTTAAAAATAGAGCCTTGGTATGAAGGCATGCCTGAGCCAGAAGGATTTAATATTAGAGGTAAAGAAGAAATTGACCTAGAATGGGGTGGAAAATTAGTATTCTATAATTGTATAGTTGGAGGTGTAATTGACACTCGATACTTACCTTCAGTGCTAAAAGGATGCTTAGAAGTTATGGAAGAAGGTCCATTAACAGGTTCTTATGCACGAGATATTAGAGTTATGGTATTTGATGGTAAAATGCACCCTGTAGATTCTAATGATATTTCATTTAAAATTGCTGCTTCGCACGCATTTAAAGCTGCCTTTTTGAATGCCAAACCTAAACTTTTAGAACCAATCCAAGAACTAACAGTTAAAGTACCCGAAGAACTTATGGGAAGTGTTATGACAGACCTACAGTCTAGAAGAGCAATAATTTTAGGAATGGATAGTGAAGGAAAATACCAATCTATTAAGGCAAAAACTCCTTTAGCTGAAATGTATAGGTATTCTACAACGTTACGTTCTATAACTCAAGGTAGAGGAAGTTTTAGTACTAAATTTGCTAATTTTGAATTAGTACCAAACAACGTACAAGAAAGCTTAATAAAAAAAGAATCTTAA
- the ung gene encoding uracil-DNA glycosylase: protein MKIEIADSWREILSLEFEKPYFKELSVFVEQEYEANLCFPPKNKLFEAFNLCALEDLKVVIIGQDPYHDVGQAHGLCFSVNEGVKHPPSLVNIFKEIETDLGIPYPKSGNLDHWAKQGVLMLNATLSVQAHKAGSHQKKGWEKFTDAVIARISKEQEHVVFLLWGGYAKKKGLKIDATKHCVLTSGHPSPLSANRGYWFGNKHFSETNKYLKNNNLPTINW from the coding sequence ATGAAAATTGAAATAGCTGATAGTTGGAGAGAAATATTGTCATTAGAGTTTGAAAAGCCATACTTTAAAGAACTTTCTGTCTTTGTTGAGCAGGAATATGAGGCGAATTTATGTTTTCCTCCTAAAAATAAATTATTTGAGGCTTTTAATTTATGTGCTTTAGAAGATTTAAAAGTGGTAATTATAGGTCAAGATCCTTATCATGATGTTGGGCAAGCACATGGTCTTTGTTTTTCGGTTAATGAAGGAGTTAAACATCCGCCTTCTCTTGTAAATATTTTTAAAGAAATTGAAACAGATTTAGGTATTCCATATCCTAAAAGTGGAAATTTGGATCACTGGGCAAAACAAGGTGTATTAATGCTAAATGCTACTTTATCTGTACAAGCTCATAAGGCAGGTTCTCATCAAAAAAAAGGTTGGGAAAAATTTACTGATGCTGTAATTGCTAGAATTTCTAAAGAACAAGAGCATGTTGTTTTTTTACTTTGGGGAGGTTATGCTAAAAAGAAAGGTTTAAAAATAGATGCTACAAAACATTGTGTTTTAACATCGGGGCATCCATCTCCTTTAAGTGCAAATAGAGGGTACTGGTTTGGAAATAAACATTTTAGTGAGACGAATAAGTATTTAAAAAACAATAATTTACCAACAATTAATTGGTGA
- a CDS encoding glycosyltransferase, with amino-acid sequence MLEFLFITFIVIFCIQCIYFLIIFGNFSFSKTPTNNAAFNKAVSVIICAKNEANNLKKNIPHFLEQEYSNFEIVLINNASRDTTLEVMEEFKKKHPSKIKIVDVVPNEQFWGSKKYALTLGIKAASNEYLLFSNADCKPVSKNWIQEISNNFSSKKQLVLAYAPIGKVENSFLNKFIRFETLFTAVKYFSFTKIGIPFMGVGRNLAYTKTAFFKANGFVSHMHRIKPGEDNLFVNQVATKTNTTYTISQKSFTEATPKTTFKNWILQKRLHFTTITYYKKLHKFLLNLFFSSQILFWIFSIILLSSQFKLISVIIIILLRQLIVHITIGYAAKKLNEKDLILLLPFYEIFLILIQMFIFIKNRISKPTHW; translated from the coding sequence ATGCTCGAATTCCTCTTTATTACTTTTATAGTAATTTTTTGTATTCAGTGTATCTATTTTCTCATAATTTTTGGAAATTTCTCTTTTTCTAAAACACCAACCAACAATGCCGCTTTTAACAAAGCTGTATCTGTAATTATTTGTGCAAAAAATGAAGCTAACAACCTCAAAAAGAATATTCCACACTTTTTAGAGCAAGAGTATAGTAATTTTGAAATTGTACTAATAAACAACGCCTCGAGAGATACTACACTCGAAGTAATGGAAGAATTTAAAAAAAAACACCCTTCAAAAATTAAAATTGTTGATGTAGTTCCAAATGAACAATTTTGGGGGAGTAAAAAATACGCCTTAACACTAGGTATTAAAGCTGCTTCTAACGAATATCTACTATTTTCTAATGCAGACTGCAAACCTGTTTCCAAAAATTGGATTCAAGAAATTTCCAATAATTTTTCATCTAAAAAACAACTAGTTTTAGCTTATGCTCCTATTGGTAAAGTAGAAAACTCTTTTTTAAACAAATTCATCCGTTTTGAAACCCTTTTTACTGCTGTTAAATATTTTTCATTTACAAAAATAGGTATTCCTTTTATGGGTGTTGGCCGCAACTTAGCTTATACCAAAACTGCTTTTTTTAAAGCAAATGGCTTTGTTAGTCATATGCACCGAATTAAACCTGGAGAAGATAACTTATTTGTAAATCAGGTTGCTACAAAAACAAATACTACTTATACTATTTCACAAAAAAGTTTTACAGAAGCAACACCTAAAACTACATTCAAGAACTGGATTTTACAAAAAAGACTTCATTTTACAACAATAACATATTACAAAAAACTTCATAAATTTTTATTGAACTTATTTTTTAGCTCACAAATACTTTTCTGGATATTTAGCATAATTTTATTAAGCTCTCAATTTAAACTAATTAGCGTAATTATTATTATACTATTAAGACAATTAATAGTACATATAACTATTGGTTATGCCGCAAAAAAATTAAATGAAAAAGATTTAATATTATTGCTTCCTTTTTATGAAATATTTTTAATTTTAATTCAAATGTTTATCTTTATAAAAAATCGCATTTCAAAACCTACACATTGGTAA
- a CDS encoding GlmU family protein has translation MNYILYDGSVRNALLPFTYTKPVADLRIGILTIRQKWEKHLGFTTTTLTEEYLEEKYPMVEMAENVMINASFLPTNSLIEIIKNLKENQVVYKDNEIIAFFTTDNQDEVNFETYEQIDFDDELIQIANTWDLFSLNDAAIRLDFDLITEGRESQPIPEGVNYCNKEDIFIEEGAEILFSTLNASTGPIYIGKDSLLMENCAIRGPFSLGDDSVVKMGTKIYGATTVGPNCTVGGEIKNSILMGYSNKGHEGYLGNSVLGEWCNMGADSNNSNLKNNYAEVRLWSYETEGFAKTGLQFCGLMMGDHSKCAINTMFNTGTVVGVSANIYGANFPRNFTPSFSWGGASGFSVYQVSKAIETATLVFERKGLEFDEQEKKILIHVFEETSKYRNFK, from the coding sequence ATGAATTATATTTTATACGACGGTTCTGTGCGTAATGCATTACTACCTTTTACATACACAAAACCTGTTGCAGATTTACGTATTGGGATACTAACTATTCGTCAAAAATGGGAAAAGCATTTGGGTTTTACTACAACCACTTTAACCGAAGAATATTTAGAAGAAAAATATCCAATGGTAGAGATGGCTGAAAATGTTATGATTAATGCGTCATTTTTGCCAACAAATTCATTAATTGAAATAATAAAAAACTTAAAAGAAAATCAGGTAGTTTATAAAGATAATGAAATAATTGCCTTTTTTACTACCGATAATCAAGATGAAGTAAATTTTGAAACCTATGAACAAATAGATTTTGATGATGAGCTTATACAAATTGCCAATACGTGGGATTTATTTTCTTTAAACGATGCTGCAATTAGGTTAGATTTTGATTTAATTACAGAAGGAAGAGAGTCGCAACCAATACCAGAAGGAGTTAATTATTGTAATAAAGAAGATATTTTTATTGAAGAAGGTGCTGAAATTTTATTTTCAACATTAAATGCAAGTACAGGTCCAATTTATATTGGTAAAGATTCTTTGCTAATGGAAAATTGTGCTATTAGAGGTCCTTTTAGTTTAGGAGATGATAGTGTTGTTAAAATGGGGACTAAAATATATGGAGCAACTACCGTTGGGCCAAATTGTACTGTTGGAGGTGAAATTAAAAACAGTATTTTAATGGGGTATTCTAATAAAGGTCATGAAGGCTATTTAGGAAACTCTGTACTTGGTGAATGGTGTAATATGGGTGCAGATTCAAATAATTCTAATCTTAAAAATAATTATGCCGAAGTAAGATTGTGGAGTTATGAAACTGAAGGTTTTGCTAAAACTGGGCTTCAATTTTGTGGTTTAATGATGGGAGATCATTCTAAATGTGCTATAAATACAATGTTTAATACAGGTACTGTTGTAGGTGTTAGCGCTAATATTTATGGAGCTAATTTTCCAAGAAATTTTACGCCATCTTTTAGTTGGGGTGGAGCTTCTGGGTTTTCTGTATATCAGGTGTCTAAAGCTATAGAAACAGCAACTTTAGTATTTGAGAGGAAAGGTCTGGAATTTGATGAACAAGAAAAGAAAATTTTAATTCACGTTTTTGAAGAAACTTCAAAATACCGAAATTTTAAATAA
- a CDS encoding HEPN domain-containing protein — protein sequence MKSRSKAFFKEATKNLQLAKNEMFKPAEDIVTYSICKNAQFAIENYLRGYLIKNEVEVTSNETISSLYNKCVSVDENFKNIDINAIGCKDHAIDSRYCSEINSVSACFDTADSIDTYLRKIDAL from the coding sequence ATGAAATCAAGATCAAAAGCCTTTTTTAAAGAAGCTACAAAAAATTTACAATTAGCTAAAAATGAAATGTTTAAGCCTGCTGAAGATATTGTTACTTATTCAATATGTAAGAACGCTCAATTTGCAATTGAAAATTATTTGAGAGGTTATTTAATTAAAAATGAAGTAGAAGTAACATCTAATGAAACTATTTCAAGCTTGTACAATAAATGTGTGAGTGTAGATGAAAACTTTAAAAATATAGATATCAATGCAATTGGCTGTAAAGACCATGCTATAGATTCTAGATATTGCTCAGAAATTAATTCTGTTAGCGCTTGTTTTGATACTGCTGATAGTATCGATACTTATTTGCGTAAAATAGACGCTTTATAA
- a CDS encoding RNA polymerase sigma factor — MVNKNNDITELIEKARKKDQKAFNTLLNTYWSDVFRFQLSKSDNEDEAEDITIKTFSKAFDKIHLFNERYSFKTWLISISKNIFLDHLRKQRTTTISLNKKEAEAYKIFDETPSAEDQLINEQNLAQLLNYLKQLKPHYQEIINLRYFREMSYKEMADQLNEPMSNIKVKLLRAKKLLAEIIEKS; from the coding sequence TTGGTAAATAAAAATAATGATATTACTGAATTAATTGAAAAAGCACGTAAAAAAGACCAAAAAGCTTTTAACACTTTACTAAACACTTATTGGAGTGATGTTTTTCGATTTCAATTATCAAAATCAGATAATGAAGATGAAGCTGAAGATATTACTATAAAAACATTTTCAAAAGCTTTTGATAAAATCCACCTATTTAATGAACGCTATAGTTTTAAAACTTGGCTAATTTCTATTTCTAAAAATATTTTTTTAGACCATTTACGCAAACAAAGAACCACAACAATTTCTTTAAATAAAAAAGAAGCCGAAGCTTATAAAATTTTTGATGAAACTCCTTCCGCAGAAGATCAATTAATAAATGAGCAAAACCTAGCGCAATTGTTAAACTACTTAAAACAATTAAAACCTCATTACCAAGAAATAATAAATCTTCGTTATTTTAGAGAAATGAGTTATAAAGAAATGGCTGACCAACTTAATGAGCCAATGAGTAATATAAAAGTTAAACTATTAAGAGCAAAAAAACTATTAGCTGAGATTATTGAAAAATCGTAA
- a CDS encoding DNA mismatch repair protein MutS has protein sequence MSNISEKTLIDLEFFTILKTVSENCISELGKESTLKIKPFNSKEKLISELNLVNEYLSSYQNDNRLPNHYFDDIQKEIHLLNIENSYLEPASFLKVANNVTTIFELIKFLKKFKVIYPALYVFSEEIEYQKLITESINTIITPFAEVNENASQLLKQIRSEINSVRSKIGSSFTKALNQYSSAGYLDDIRESVIDNQRVLAVQAMHRRKVKGSLLGSSKTGSIVYIAPEATLQFSRELQNLAYEEHQEIVRILKELTDKIRIFIPDLINYQKFLIKLDVIGAKAKYAKKIEACLPKITNEKKVFLRDAYHPILLLKNKEKHLKTVPQTLELNSKQQIIVISGPNAGGKSITLKTIGLLQVMLQSGILIPVHERSSTYFFNKILTDIGDNQSIENQLSTYSYRLKNMRNFLRRCNDSTLFLIDEFGTGSDPELGGALAEIFLEEFYNKNAYGIITTHYSNLKVLANELENVSNANMQFNEKTLEPLFKLFIGQAGSSFTFEVAQKNGIPFSLINKAKKRVEGEKVRLDKTISKLQKERNILQKTSESLEKEKNIAAKKTDSLIEKQEKIQEKLESFQTLYDSNQKMLAYGRKINELLNKYLQTNNKKELNVAFNNWVTSEKTKHLKKNPPKPKTKAQKRKVKVKQKTEEKKLITTEKEVLVEVIKVREQKKTEAKKIAKQKADYTFKVNDKVRILDSNSCGTIEKIEKNNAFINYGMFTTKTTINKLELVEAAKNKK, from the coding sequence ATGAGTAACATTTCAGAAAAAACATTAATAGATTTAGAATTTTTTACTATTTTAAAAACAGTAAGTGAAAACTGTATTTCTGAATTAGGAAAAGAAAGCACTTTAAAAATTAAACCTTTTAACTCAAAAGAAAAACTAATTTCAGAATTAAATTTAGTAAACGAATACCTTTCTTCTTATCAAAACGATAATAGATTACCAAATCATTATTTTGATGATATTCAAAAAGAAATTCATTTATTAAATATTGAAAACAGTTATTTAGAACCCGCTTCATTTCTAAAAGTAGCCAACAATGTTACAACCATATTTGAATTAATAAAATTTTTAAAGAAATTTAAAGTAATTTACCCAGCTCTTTATGTTTTTTCAGAAGAAATTGAGTATCAAAAACTTATTACAGAAAGTATTAATACCATAATAACTCCTTTTGCTGAAGTAAACGAAAATGCATCACAACTTTTAAAACAAATTAGATCTGAAATAAACTCTGTACGTTCTAAAATTGGATCTAGTTTTACCAAAGCTTTAAATCAATATAGCAGCGCTGGTTATTTAGATGACATTAGAGAATCTGTAATTGACAACCAACGTGTTTTAGCGGTACAAGCTATGCATAGAAGAAAGGTAAAAGGAAGCCTTTTAGGAAGTTCTAAAACAGGAAGTATTGTTTATATTGCACCAGAAGCAACCTTACAATTTAGTAGAGAATTACAAAACTTAGCATACGAAGAACACCAAGAGATTGTTCGTATTTTAAAAGAGTTAACCGATAAAATTAGAATCTTTATTCCAGATTTAATTAACTATCAAAAGTTTTTAATTAAACTTGATGTAATTGGAGCCAAAGCCAAATATGCTAAAAAAATTGAAGCCTGCCTACCTAAAATTACAAACGAAAAAAAAGTGTTTTTACGAGATGCCTACCACCCTATTTTATTATTAAAAAATAAAGAAAAACACTTAAAAACAGTTCCACAAACTTTAGAATTAAATAGCAAACAACAAATAATTGTTATTTCTGGACCAAATGCAGGTGGAAAAAGTATAACACTAAAAACTATTGGTTTACTACAAGTTATGCTGCAAAGTGGTATTTTAATTCCCGTACACGAACGTTCTTCTACTTATTTTTTCAATAAAATACTTACCGATATTGGAGATAATCAGTCTATAGAAAACCAACTAAGCACCTACAGTTACCGCTTAAAAAATATGCGTAACTTTTTAAGAAGATGCAACGATAGCACCTTATTTTTAATTGATGAATTTGGTACAGGAAGTGACCCTGAATTAGGAGGTGCATTAGCAGAAATATTTTTAGAAGAGTTTTACAATAAAAATGCCTACGGAATTATTACAACACATTATTCTAATTTAAAAGTATTAGCTAATGAACTAGAAAATGTATCTAATGCAAACATGCAATTTAATGAAAAAACTTTAGAACCACTCTTTAAACTATTTATTGGACAAGCTGGTAGTTCTTTTACTTTTGAAGTAGCACAAAAAAACGGAATACCTTTTAGTTTAATTAATAAAGCTAAAAAACGAGTTGAAGGAGAAAAGGTACGATTAGACAAAACAATTTCTAAACTTCAAAAAGAACGTAACATTCTTCAAAAAACTTCTGAAAGCTTAGAAAAAGAAAAAAATATAGCTGCTAAAAAAACTGATTCTTTAATTGAAAAACAAGAGAAAATTCAAGAAAAACTAGAAAGTTTTCAAACATTATATGATAGCAATCAAAAAATGTTAGCTTACGGAAGAAAAATTAATGAACTCTTAAACAAATATTTACAAACCAACAATAAAAAAGAATTAAACGTAGCATTTAATAATTGGGTAACTTCTGAAAAAACAAAACACCTTAAAAAAAATCCACCAAAACCAAAAACAAAAGCTCAAAAAAGAAAAGTTAAGGTTAAACAAAAAACTGAAGAAAAAAAATTAATTACAACTGAAAAAGAAGTATTAGTTGAAGTTATAAAAGTAAGAGAACAAAAGAAAACTGAAGCTAAAAAAATTGCAAAACAAAAAGCAGATTACACTTTTAAAGTTAACGATAAAGTGCGCATATTAGATAGTAATTCTTGTGGAACTATTGAAAAAATTGAAAAAAATAATGCCTTTATTAATTACGGTATGTTTACTACCAAAACAACTATTAATAAATTAGAATTAGTTGAAGCTGCTAAGAATAAAAAATAA